A single genomic interval of uncultured Desulfobacter sp. harbors:
- a CDS encoding cold-shock protein — translation MAEGTVKWFNDAKGFGFIEQDGGKDLFVHHTAIQSEGFKSLAEGARVTFDVVEGPKGPAAENVVQQ, via the coding sequence ATGGCTGAAGGAACAGTAAAATGGTTTAATGATGCAAAAGGTTTTGGTTTTATCGAACAAGATGGCGGCAAAGATTTATTTGTTCACCACACCGCAATTCAATCCGAGGGATTCAAATCCTTAGCAGAAGGTGCTCGGGTAACCTTTGATGTTGTTGAGGGTCCTAAAGGGCCTGCAGCAGAGAATGTTGTCCAGCAATAA
- a CDS encoding enoyl-CoA hydratase/isomerase family protein produces MEDRPVMTSLHSKMLSIILNRPNVINSLNVEMVRLIQEALDKAESSPDVNFVLIKGNGDKGFCAGGDVEAIYNAIKQGAPDRGMEFFREEYELDLRIFRFPKPIIVLAHGITMGGGLGLAAGADMVVSNEKTLMAMPETRIGFFPDVGATGWLFSKCPAGYPEFLGLTGYRLEGPESLRLGLASHMVIDDMLPEFMKDLEQLSEKVPADRLKAVQLLYSAFNSLTDNKYMPNPEMDEWVRTCFSGKASINEIMFLLSECRQHKELSEESLTKLSENSPTALALTLSLLRNNEKRKIGDVYIEDLKAARFMINHPDYAEGIRARLVDKDNKPVWQPGTIDETWTSR; encoded by the coding sequence ATGGAAGACAGACCCGTTATGACCAGCCTGCATAGTAAAATGCTGAGCATTATACTTAACCGTCCCAATGTTATTAATAGCCTGAATGTTGAAATGGTACGCCTTATACAGGAGGCCCTGGATAAAGCTGAATCCTCACCGGATGTTAATTTTGTTTTGATTAAAGGAAATGGTGACAAAGGATTTTGTGCGGGCGGAGATGTAGAGGCAATTTATAATGCAATAAAACAGGGTGCCCCGGACAGGGGGATGGAATTTTTCAGGGAAGAGTATGAGCTGGACCTTCGCATCTTCAGGTTCCCCAAACCCATAATTGTGCTTGCCCACGGTATCACCATGGGCGGAGGACTGGGGCTTGCGGCAGGTGCAGATATGGTTGTTTCAAATGAAAAAACCCTTATGGCCATGCCTGAAACCCGGATAGGTTTTTTTCCTGATGTAGGGGCAACAGGCTGGCTGTTCAGTAAATGCCCTGCGGGATATCCGGAATTTTTAGGGCTTACAGGATACAGGCTTGAAGGTCCGGAGAGCCTGCGCCTTGGGCTGGCCTCCCATATGGTAATAGATGACATGCTCCCTGAATTTATGAAAGATCTTGAACAGCTGTCAGAAAAAGTTCCTGCTGATAGATTAAAAGCCGTTCAATTACTCTACTCAGCATTTAATTCTTTGACTGACAATAAATACATGCCCAACCCTGAAATGGATGAATGGGTGCGCACCTGTTTTTCAGGTAAAGCTTCCATAAATGAGATAATGTTCCTACTGTCCGAATGCCGTCAGCATAAGGAACTGAGCGAAGAATCATTAACAAAGCTTTCTGAAAATTCTCCAACAGCGCTTGCACTTACACTCAGTTTGCTGCGCAATAATGAAAAAAGAAAAATAGGAGACGTATATATCGAGGATTTAAAGGCCGCGCGGTTTATGATAAACCATCCGGACTATGCGGAAGGCATAAGGGCACGGCTTGTGGATAAAGATAACAAACCGGTGTGGCAGCCGGGCACAATTGATGAAACTTGGACAAGCCGGTGA
- a CDS encoding DEAD/DEAH box helicase, whose protein sequence is MSFKNFKFDPKIDAGITACNYTLPTPIQKEAIPPILEGRDILGLAQTGTGKTAAFVLPLLQRLLNGPRKKVRALIVAPTRELAEQIHADITKLAQKTGLRSISIYGGVGKHPQVRAIRSGVEILVACPGRLLDLLNDRSFSLKAVETLILDEADHMFDKGFLPDIRRIIKQLPTKRQSLVFSATMPQEIRHLAENILINPVTVQINHTQPKLAISHVLFQVAKEQKTSLLKTIIKEEEMKSTLVFTRTKHKAKSLALVLQKAGYRAASIQGNLSQLKRQEALNGFKNGKFKILVATDIAARGIDVKGISHVINYDVPDTPETYTHRTGRTGRAERTGQAFIFAGQEDTKIISRIEHNLGKKMRRQVTPGFPWDPNATVVEQKRKHASRPNPRGKKPSSGAAGRGRNQHSGVFSLANNRSRTARP, encoded by the coding sequence ATGAGTTTTAAAAATTTTAAGTTTGACCCTAAGATAGACGCCGGCATCACTGCCTGCAATTATACACTTCCCACCCCGATTCAGAAAGAGGCTATTCCTCCAATACTCGAAGGTAGAGATATCCTTGGCCTGGCCCAGACCGGGACGGGGAAGACGGCAGCTTTTGTACTGCCCCTTCTTCAGCGACTGCTGAATGGTCCTCGAAAAAAAGTGCGGGCGTTGATCGTAGCACCCACAAGGGAATTGGCAGAACAGATTCATGCAGATATCACCAAGCTGGCACAAAAAACCGGTTTACGAAGTATTTCCATCTATGGTGGTGTGGGCAAGCACCCCCAGGTCAGAGCAATCCGAAGTGGCGTGGAAATTCTTGTTGCCTGCCCGGGTCGATTGCTGGACCTTCTTAATGATCGGTCTTTTTCTTTGAAAGCTGTTGAAACGTTGATCCTTGATGAGGCAGACCATATGTTTGACAAAGGATTTCTACCTGATATCCGCAGGATTATCAAGCAGCTACCCACGAAACGTCAATCCCTGGTTTTTTCTGCTACCATGCCTCAAGAAATTCGTCACTTGGCGGAAAATATATTGATAAATCCGGTAACGGTACAAATTAATCATACACAGCCGAAGCTCGCAATTTCGCATGTTCTGTTTCAAGTTGCAAAAGAACAGAAGACCTCTTTGCTTAAGACCATTATTAAAGAAGAGGAAATGAAGAGTACGCTGGTTTTTACCCGAACCAAACACAAGGCAAAAAGTTTGGCCCTCGTATTACAAAAAGCGGGTTATAGAGCAGCTTCAATTCAAGGCAATCTTTCCCAGCTGAAACGGCAGGAGGCCTTGAACGGTTTTAAAAACGGTAAATTCAAGATCCTGGTGGCCACCGATATTGCTGCCCGGGGAATTGATGTGAAGGGGATTTCCCATGTCATCAACTATGATGTACCGGATACACCCGAAACGTATACCCACCGTACAGGACGTACCGGACGGGCGGAACGAACGGGTCAGGCCTTTATTTTTGCCGGTCAGGAAGACACCAAAATAATTTCACGCATAGAGCACAATCTGGGAAAAAAGATGCGTCGCCAAGTCACCCCGGGTTTTCCCTGGGACCCTAACGCGACTGTGGTTGAACAAAAAAGGAAACACGCTTCACGACCAAATCCGAGAGGAAAGAAACCGTCTTCAGGCGCAGCTGGGCGGGGTAGAAACCAGCACAGCGGTGTTTTTTCTTTGGCAAACAACAGAAGCAGGACAGCTCGTCCATAA
- a CDS encoding MASE3 domain-containing protein — translation MAITDITENSKKRFVVHAAAFIVMLMAFYIGTFYNFLLFHTLAEMFAVVTACSIFMVTWNARRFFKEKSFFSFVGMAYLFVGILDLTHTMTYKGVNILPGNDPNVPTQLWISARYLESASLLGAFFLFKSRIKAPIYLFGFSAITALILLSIFHWQIFPDCYLEHAGGLTAFKKNSEYIICLILGLALLALYHNRNRFDGTLFNWLRASIILTIISELLFTTYVGVYGPAVMLGHYFKIVSYYCLYKALIETGLSRPYSALFKNFTDSKESYQALFSNMIDGFARHRVIWDKDGTPVDYEFLETNPAFEKLTGFKDVVGKRVKQLMPNIEKDPVNWIALFGKVAMDGEPVRVEGRSDQLGKWFSVNAYCVRLGEFVTIIEDITEKKQTLDALFVQKKWLKIILNSIGDGVISSDENRRVSFINPVAAKLTGWSRADALGKTIEEVFSIDPESRDCSCTQIQELYVIEDLPLPLACKGTLVRRDDTRIPVEETVSRLENEKKEATGLVFVFRDISVQQEYQEKLKDANELLEEKIEERTRSLHQTIKRLEKEIELRMAAETRYHKSNEEMLARTDQLRALAGKLTMAEQVERRRVAKVLHDGIQQYMAAAKLHLSGLERQIQDPQLSESAKKIEEIIGTCIGMARSLSADLSPPALYRGGLVSGLRWLAGRMQERHQFHMDFASQISRVSLSEDIVLLVFESVRELLFNAVKYAGTSEAKVTLKIEGEDHLCLSVQDEGKGFDPSGITASDNMKQGLGLFSIQERIQLIGGTFKITSSPGNGSRFDIVLPYEQETKTPISIDDDPANKSIVPDGDAVGKRSSEKDIRVLLADDHAIFRKGVFQALKETAGIQLVGQAHDGMEVVELAEKLKPDAILMDINMPGMNGIEATRRIYKAYPEIKILALSMYEKEEYARDIISAGAVNFISKGCTASEMVAAIQNAVEAV, via the coding sequence ATGGCAATAACCGACATCACTGAAAACAGCAAAAAACGGTTTGTTGTTCATGCCGCAGCTTTTATTGTGATGCTGATGGCCTTTTATATCGGCACATTTTACAATTTTCTACTCTTTCATACCCTTGCCGAGATGTTTGCGGTGGTAACCGCCTGCAGTATTTTCATGGTTACCTGGAATGCCCGGCGCTTTTTTAAAGAGAAATCATTTTTCTCTTTTGTGGGGATGGCTTATCTTTTTGTGGGGATACTGGATCTGACACACACCATGACCTATAAAGGGGTCAATATCCTGCCGGGCAATGACCCCAATGTGCCGACCCAGTTGTGGATATCAGCCCGTTACCTTGAGAGCGCTTCATTGTTAGGGGCATTTTTTTTATTTAAAAGCCGGATCAAGGCCCCAATTTATCTCTTCGGTTTCTCTGCGATCACTGCTTTGATTCTGCTCTCCATTTTCCACTGGCAGATATTTCCCGACTGCTATCTTGAACATGCCGGCGGTCTGACCGCATTCAAGAAAAACAGCGAATACATCATCTGCCTGATTCTGGGCCTGGCGCTCTTAGCCCTTTACCACAACCGGAACCGGTTCGACGGTACGCTTTTCAACTGGCTGCGGGCATCCATCATTCTTACCATTATTTCTGAACTGCTGTTTACAACCTATGTCGGGGTGTATGGGCCGGCCGTTATGCTGGGACATTATTTCAAAATTGTCTCTTATTACTGTCTTTACAAGGCTCTGATTGAAACCGGTCTTTCAAGGCCTTACAGTGCATTGTTCAAAAATTTTACCGACAGCAAGGAAAGCTATCAGGCCTTGTTTTCAAATATGATTGACGGATTTGCCAGACACCGGGTGATTTGGGATAAAGACGGGACACCTGTGGATTATGAATTTCTGGAAACCAATCCCGCGTTTGAAAAACTGACAGGTTTTAAGGATGTGGTCGGCAAAAGGGTCAAACAGTTGATGCCGAACATAGAAAAGGACCCGGTCAACTGGATTGCACTTTTCGGTAAGGTGGCCATGGACGGTGAGCCTGTTCGTGTTGAGGGGCGCTCAGACCAGCTTGGGAAATGGTTTTCCGTTAACGCCTACTGTGTCAGGCTCGGCGAGTTTGTTACTATTATTGAAGATATCACGGAAAAAAAACAGACCCTTGACGCCCTCTTTGTTCAAAAAAAATGGCTTAAGATCATATTAAACAGCATCGGAGACGGTGTCATCTCATCCGATGAAAACAGGCGGGTTTCATTTATTAATCCTGTTGCAGCAAAGCTCACCGGCTGGTCGCGGGCGGATGCATTGGGGAAAACAATTGAAGAGGTGTTTTCCATAGACCCGGAATCCCGGGATTGTTCCTGTACGCAGATACAGGAACTCTATGTTATCGAGGACCTGCCGCTGCCACTTGCCTGCAAAGGGACGTTGGTGCGTCGGGACGATACCCGGATTCCGGTTGAAGAGACCGTCAGCCGACTTGAAAATGAAAAAAAAGAGGCAACGGGACTTGTGTTCGTATTTCGTGATATCAGTGTGCAGCAAGAGTACCAGGAAAAGCTTAAAGATGCCAATGAGCTTCTCGAAGAAAAAATTGAGGAGCGGACACGTTCATTGCACCAGACCATCAAACGTCTTGAAAAAGAGATTGAACTGCGCATGGCCGCTGAAACTCGCTACCACAAATCCAATGAGGAGATGCTGGCCCGGACGGACCAGCTCAGGGCGCTGGCCGGAAAACTTACCATGGCCGAGCAGGTAGAACGCAGGCGGGTGGCAAAGGTCCTTCATGACGGTATCCAGCAGTATATGGCCGCAGCTAAGCTGCATTTAAGTGGTCTGGAACGGCAGATCCAGGATCCGCAGCTGAGTGAATCTGCTAAAAAAATAGAAGAAATCATCGGCACCTGTATCGGGATGGCCCGTTCATTAAGCGCAGATTTAAGTCCGCCGGCACTTTACAGGGGCGGGCTGGTTTCCGGTTTAAGATGGCTTGCCGGCCGAATGCAGGAACGTCATCAATTTCATATGGACTTTGCATCACAAATATCCAGAGTATCGCTTTCCGAAGATATTGTACTGCTTGTTTTTGAATCGGTTCGCGAACTGTTGTTCAATGCGGTCAAATATGCCGGAACATCAGAGGCCAAAGTAACGCTTAAAATAGAGGGTGAGGATCATCTTTGTCTCAGTGTCCAGGATGAGGGCAAGGGGTTTGATCCCTCCGGCATCACTGCTTCCGATAATATGAAGCAGGGACTTGGTCTGTTCAGCATCCAGGAACGGATTCAATTGATTGGAGGAACCTTTAAGATCACCAGCAGCCCGGGCAATGGCAGCCGGTTTGATATTGTGTTGCCGTATGAACAGGAAACAAAAACGCCTATTTCAATAGATGATGACCCAGCGAACAAATCTATCGTCCCTGATGGTGATGCTGTCGGGAAGCGATCTTCGGAAAAAGATATCCGGGTGTTACTGGCAGACGATCATGCGATTTTTCGTAAAGGCGTATTCCAAGCCCTTAAAGAAACTGCCGGTATCCAGTTAGTCGGCCAGGCCCACGATGGCATGGAGGTTGTGGAGTTGGCCGAAAAATTAAAGCCCGATGCGATCCTCATGGATATCAATATGCCGGGCATGAATGGCATTGAAGCCACCCGCCGTATTTATAAGGCGTATCCTGAAATAAAAATTTTGGCTTTGTCCATGTATGAGAAAGAAGAGTATGCCCGGGACATTATTTCTGCCGGTGCCGTAAATTTTATTAGTAAAGGCTGCACGGCTTCCGAGATGGTAGCGGCCATTCAGAACGCTGTAGAGGCTGTTTAA
- a CDS encoding response regulator transcription factor, with protein MTKKNIKILIVDDHQALREGLKAILQLEPDFSIIGEAEDGKQAIKLARALVPDVIIMDMDLGDMHGTEVTEVILAHQSEICVIGFSMHTDPELAEAMLKVGAKTYLIKSDAPDQLISAIRKYKKW; from the coding sequence GTGACAAAAAAAAATATCAAAATTTTAATTGTTGATGATCATCAGGCCCTGCGGGAGGGACTCAAGGCAATTTTGCAGCTGGAGCCTGATTTTTCGATCATAGGAGAAGCCGAGGATGGAAAACAGGCCATAAAGCTGGCGCGAGCCCTTGTCCCGGATGTCATCATTATGGATATGGATTTAGGTGATATGCATGGCACTGAGGTGACGGAAGTGATTCTGGCCCATCAGTCGGAAATTTGTGTGATCGGTTTTTCCATGCATACGGACCCGGAGCTTGCTGAGGCCATGCTAAAGGTCGGAGCAAAGACATATTTGATTAAAAGCGACGCTCCTGATCAGCTGATTTCCGCCATACGAAAATATAAAAAATGGTGA
- a CDS encoding desulfoferrodoxin, with product MAERKQVYKCELCGNVVEVLHGADGDLVCCGAEMVLFEEKTADEGKEKHVPVIETTAEGIKVKVGSNPHPMEEKHYIEWIEIIDGETSCRHYLKPGQAPEAVFKSCSENVTAREYCNVHGVWKS from the coding sequence ATGGCTGAAAGAAAACAAGTTTACAAATGCGAACTTTGCGGAAATGTTGTTGAGGTCCTTCACGGAGCCGATGGAGACTTGGTCTGCTGTGGTGCGGAAATGGTTCTTTTTGAAGAAAAAACTGCGGATGAGGGAAAAGAAAAACATGTCCCGGTGATTGAAACAACGGCCGAAGGCATCAAGGTCAAAGTCGGGTCCAATCCCCACCCCATGGAGGAAAAACACTATATTGAATGGATTGAAATCATTGACGGGGAGACATCCTGCCGTCACTACCTGAAACCCGGCCAGGCCCCGGAAGCCGTCTTCAAAAGTTGCTCTGAAAATGTTACCGCCCGGGAATACTGCAATGTTCACGGGGTATGGAAATCTTAA
- a CDS encoding response regulator transcription factor — MKKIVVAEDNTLLREGLCLMINSDKTLEVVAQAADGFSAIEKTLSLKEPPDLVMMDLSMPRMDGVSAIKEIKRQMPDSKIMALTIHDSDEFILECFDAGASGYCLKDSSQDELLNAIHVVLSGKTYISPGITGTVMEGFLDGRRKLKKTTAWDSLTQREREVLKLVGEGYTSKEVAEFLCISPKTVERHRSNIMNKLDLHNVSELTAFAIEKGLVV; from the coding sequence ATGAAAAAGATTGTAGTTGCTGAAGATAATACCCTGTTGCGTGAAGGGTTGTGCCTGATGATCAATTCCGATAAGACTCTTGAAGTAGTAGCCCAGGCCGCTGACGGATTTTCTGCCATTGAAAAAACCCTTTCGCTTAAAGAACCGCCGGATTTGGTTATGATGGATCTGTCCATGCCCAGGATGGACGGGGTCTCTGCCATCAAAGAAATCAAACGCCAGATGCCGGATTCCAAAATTATGGCATTGACCATTCACGATTCGGATGAATTTATCCTGGAGTGTTTTGATGCCGGTGCCTCGGGGTATTGTTTGAAGGACTCGTCCCAGGATGAGCTGTTAAACGCAATTCATGTGGTCTTATCCGGAAAGACCTATATCAGCCCCGGGATTACCGGCACTGTTATGGAAGGATTTCTGGACGGCCGCCGGAAGCTAAAAAAAACAACCGCCTGGGACAGCCTGACCCAGCGGGAGCGAGAGGTCCTCAAGTTGGTGGGCGAGGGTTATACCAGCAAAGAGGTCGCCGAATTCTTATGTATCAGTCCAAAAACCGTGGAGCGCCATCGCTCCAACATTATGAATAAACTGGATCTGCATAATGTCTCTGAATTAACTGCATTTGCCATTGAAAAGGGACTTGTAGTTTAA